One genomic window of Mucilaginibacter terrenus includes the following:
- a CDS encoding PAS domain S-box protein, protein MEQLTLPVISECVVAYDLDKQQHLTIGPYLGELAGFKQGTSISVQDFWLQLVHPADLERVNASYQQITINNSLDISYRLVHGNTGETRYISERRNMYYDGATGSRIVMSIINEHTGDASLSVAGQTEEDALKREQFLLSLINSQTNFLIRLDNKGHFTFVNRRYCQVFGYCSEELLGQHFSINTAPEDMERCQRAFERCLAQPGELITLIRSKLDKTGARHPSEWEFIAVTNQNGEVTEIQGVGQDISQRVEMEEQAAQAATRLENFIESVTDGFFIVDKDWRFIRTNPAFEELMHTGRHNIIGGVLWDVFPFFVNTEFESAYRKAAENLQTVHFSTYFTPLKKWLRSTIYASTDGLTVFIRDITTQRTTEEELNRARRNLESLINNIDDLIWSIDTSGCYIYTNNAFKNNLEKATGQRPADGQKVSYYGYPGAIAEQWKGYYARAFNGDRFDVVNNAIDPESGNDVYYEINFSPIFNDEGLIAGVGCFAHDITQRLEYENEIILQNERLKQIANLSSHELRRPVASMLGLLSLIDLNRFDNPENEQTIRYLVDVGKEIDKVIRLIVDNTFTDKLV, encoded by the coding sequence ATGGAGCAGCTTACTTTACCGGTAATAAGCGAATGCGTTGTTGCTTACGATCTTGATAAGCAACAACACCTTACTATTGGGCCATACCTGGGAGAACTTGCAGGGTTTAAGCAAGGCACCTCAATAAGCGTACAGGATTTCTGGTTACAGCTGGTACACCCGGCAGATCTGGAAAGGGTTAACGCCTCTTATCAGCAGATAACCATTAACAATAGCCTTGATATCAGCTATCGCCTTGTGCATGGCAATACCGGAGAAACGCGTTATATAAGCGAAAGACGAAACATGTACTACGACGGTGCAACTGGCAGCCGCATAGTAATGAGTATAATAAACGAGCATACGGGCGATGCATCTTTGTCGGTTGCAGGGCAAACCGAAGAGGATGCGCTTAAACGCGAACAGTTCCTGCTATCGCTCATCAACTCCCAAACCAACTTTTTGATACGGCTAGACAACAAAGGCCATTTCACCTTTGTAAACAGGCGCTACTGCCAGGTATTCGGGTACTGCTCTGAGGAACTTTTAGGCCAGCACTTTTCCATTAATACCGCACCAGAAGATATGGAACGCTGCCAGCGGGCCTTTGAGCGTTGCCTTGCCCAACCCGGCGAGTTGATAACGCTTATACGCAGCAAGCTGGATAAAACCGGTGCCAGGCATCCGTCTGAATGGGAGTTTATTGCAGTAACAAACCAAAATGGCGAGGTTACCGAGATACAAGGCGTGGGGCAGGACATTAGCCAGCGGGTAGAAATGGAAGAACAGGCAGCGCAGGCAGCTACCCGGCTGGAAAACTTTATTGAAAGCGTTACAGATGGCTTTTTTATAGTTGATAAGGACTGGCGGTTCATCAGAACAAACCCGGCGTTTGAAGAATTGATGCACACAGGCAGGCACAATATAATAGGTGGCGTATTATGGGACGTATTCCCCTTTTTTGTAAATACAGAATTTGAAAGTGCTTACCGCAAAGCGGCCGAAAACCTGCAGACAGTGCACTTTAGTACTTACTTTACGCCATTAAAAAAATGGTTGCGGTCTACAATATATGCTTCTACAGATGGGCTTACCGTTTTCATACGGGATATAACTACACAGCGTACAACAGAAGAAGAGCTAAACCGAGCACGGAGGAACCTGGAGTCGCTGATCAACAATATTGATGACCTGATATGGTCTATAGATACCTCCGGGTGCTACATCTATACCAATAACGCATTTAAAAATAATCTCGAAAAAGCAACCGGGCAAAGGCCTGCCGACGGGCAGAAAGTTAGCTATTATGGCTACCCCGGTGCTATAGCCGAACAGTGGAAGGGCTATTACGCCAGGGCATTCAATGGCGACCGCTTTGATGTTGTAAACAATGCGATTGACCCGGAAAGCGGGAACGATGTTTATTATGAGATAAATTTCAGCCCCATTTTTAATGACGAAGGATTAATAGCAGGCGTAGGTTGTTTTGCACACGATATTACTCAACGGCTGGAGTACGAGAACGAGATAATACTCCAAAATGAGCGTTTAAAACAAATTGCCAACCTAAGCTCGCATGAACTGAGGCGGCCCGTTGCCAGCATGCTGGGTTTACTAAGCCTGATTGACCTTAACCGGTTTGACAATCCCGAGAACGAGCAAACCATACGTTACCTTGTAGATGTAGGTAAAGAAATAGACAAAGTGATACGCCTGATTGTTGATAATACTTTCACCGACAAACTGGTCTAA
- a CDS encoding dihydrofolate reductase family protein, with amino-acid sequence MRKIILNVAVTLDGFIEGPNGEYDWCLTDQDYGMAAFFEETDAIFIGRKSYELIKAEDYSFPGKKMYVFSDTLTPGKNEDVEVIPSTNFDHAIDGILNEAGKSIWMFGGASLLSAFIKKNLVAEVLLSVHPVILGSGKPLFGNLEQKLDLELISQQTYNTGLVQLRYSIKPRFNMDMLNLL; translated from the coding sequence ATGCGAAAGATCATACTGAACGTAGCCGTTACACTCGACGGATTTATTGAAGGCCCTAACGGTGAGTACGATTGGTGCCTAACCGACCAAGATTATGGAATGGCCGCTTTCTTTGAAGAAACGGATGCGATTTTCATCGGCCGCAAAAGCTACGAACTGATTAAAGCAGAAGATTATAGCTTCCCGGGTAAAAAGATGTATGTGTTCTCGGACACGCTAACCCCGGGAAAAAACGAAGATGTTGAGGTTATCCCATCAACTAATTTCGATCATGCGATTGATGGCATCCTTAATGAGGCAGGTAAAAGCATCTGGATGTTTGGCGGGGCCAGTTTACTCTCGGCCTTTATAAAAAAGAACCTGGTTGCAGAAGTTTTGCTGTCCGTTCATCCCGTGATACTTGGGTCGGGAAAGCCACTGTTCGGCAACCTTGAGCAAAAGCTTGACCTGGAACTTATCAGCCAGCAAACGTACAACACTGGCCTTGTGCAATTACGTTATAGCATTAAGCCAAGGTTTAACATGGATATGCTTAACCTGCTTTAG
- a CDS encoding LutB/LldF family L-lactate oxidation iron-sulfur protein yields the protein MGSTAEEFLVASEEKAFEMDHRRIINYNIDKYDTAVTRGLARMINLDHSKKKGHAIKWKVMENLDKFLPEFEANFQKRGGKVIWANDAEEANREILNIIQKAGAKTVIKSKSMATEEIHLNEFLEQNQVESVESDLGEYIVQLLGQPPYHIVTPAMHLSKEDIAKLFNERFGTPIDSTPEQLTQKARELLRDKYLSADVGITGANFLIADTGSIAISENEGNARLTTSFPKIHIAVVGIEKLIPSITDLDLFWPMLATHGTGQNLTVYNTILSGPRQPNETDGPDEMYVVLLDNGRTNLLAQKEQRQGLYCIRCGACLNVCPVYKNIGGHTYDTTYSGPIGSVITPHMKGMEEFKHLSYASSLCGKCTEVCPVKIDIHKMLLLNRRDAVNEGIVPKKEKWGWALWKKGMLKRSLTDFFKGKTKNWMMRTFFKKSWGHFREMPQVAEKSFSQQWAERNQADKEV from the coding sequence ATGGGCAGTACCGCAGAGGAGTTTTTGGTAGCATCGGAGGAGAAAGCCTTTGAGATGGACCACCGGCGTATTATCAATTACAACATTGATAAATACGATACTGCTGTTACCCGCGGCCTTGCCAGGATGATAAACCTGGACCATTCTAAAAAGAAAGGCCATGCCATAAAGTGGAAGGTGATGGAGAACCTGGACAAGTTTTTGCCCGAGTTTGAAGCCAACTTTCAGAAGCGCGGCGGCAAGGTGATATGGGCAAACGATGCTGAAGAAGCAAACCGCGAGATACTTAACATTATCCAAAAAGCCGGCGCAAAAACGGTTATCAAATCCAAGTCGATGGCGACGGAGGAGATACACCTGAACGAGTTTTTAGAACAAAACCAGGTTGAGTCGGTAGAAAGCGACCTGGGCGAATACATAGTGCAGCTGCTTGGGCAGCCGCCTTACCATATTGTTACCCCGGCAATGCACCTCTCCAAAGAGGATATAGCAAAGCTGTTTAACGAACGATTTGGAACCCCGATAGACTCCACGCCCGAACAACTCACCCAAAAAGCGCGCGAACTGCTGCGCGACAAGTACCTGAGCGCAGACGTAGGGATAACGGGCGCCAACTTTTTAATTGCCGATACCGGCAGTATAGCCATTAGCGAGAACGAAGGTAATGCCCGGCTGACTACTTCGTTCCCTAAAATCCATATCGCTGTTGTTGGGATAGAAAAACTGATACCATCTATAACCGACCTTGATTTGTTTTGGCCAATGCTGGCTACCCATGGTACGGGGCAGAACTTAACCGTTTACAACACCATCCTGAGCGGCCCGCGCCAACCCAACGAAACTGACGGGCCCGACGAGATGTATGTTGTGCTGCTGGATAATGGCCGTACCAATTTGCTTGCCCAAAAGGAACAGCGGCAAGGCTTGTACTGTATACGCTGCGGGGCGTGCCTTAACGTATGCCCGGTATATAAGAACATTGGGGGCCATACTTATGATACTACTTACAGCGGGCCGATAGGATCTGTAATAACCCCGCACATGAAGGGTATGGAAGAGTTTAAACATTTGAGCTACGCCTCCAGCCTTTGCGGTAAGTGCACCGAAGTATGCCCGGTGAAAATAGACATACATAAAATGTTGCTGCTGAACAGGCGCGACGCGGTTAACGAAGGCATAGTGCCCAAAAAAGAAAAGTGGGGCTGGGCACTTTGGAAAAAAGGTATGCTGAAACGCAGCCTTACCGACTTCTTTAAAGGCAAAACAAAGAACTGGATGATGCGGACGTTCTTTAAGAAATCGTGGGGGCATTTCCGTGAGATGCCGCAGGTGGCAGAAAAATCGTTCAGCCAGCAATGGGCAGAGCGTAACCAGGCAGACAAAGAAGTTTAA
- a CDS encoding 30S ribosomal protein S16, translated as MATKIRLQRHGKKGKPFYYIVVADARAPRDGRFIERVGSYNPNTNPATIEINFDKTFEWVNNGAQPTDTCRAILSYKGVLYKKHLQGGVTKGALTQEQADAKFAEWTEQKQGKITGKKTGLTSAKEEARKAALAAEAKKKEDRAAAIAAKNAPVAEEEAPAEEAAATETEAESAE; from the coding sequence ATGGCAACTAAGATCAGACTGCAAAGACACGGTAAAAAAGGTAAGCCTTTTTACTACATTGTAGTGGCAGACGCCCGCGCACCACGCGACGGCCGTTTTATCGAGCGTGTAGGTTCATACAACCCAAACACCAACCCTGCTACTATCGAAATTAATTTTGACAAAACCTTCGAGTGGGTGAACAATGGCGCGCAGCCAACTGACACCTGTCGTGCAATACTTTCTTACAAAGGGGTATTATACAAAAAACACTTACAGGGTGGTGTTACTAAAGGTGCTTTAACCCAGGAGCAGGCAGATGCTAAATTTGCTGAATGGACCGAGCAAAAACAAGGTAAGATCACTGGTAAGAAAACCGGCCTTACATCTGCAAAAGAAGAAGCCCGCAAAGCTGCTTTAGCTGCAGAAGCTAAAAAGAAAGAAGACAGGGCTGCTGCAATAGCTGCTAAGAACGCTCCTGTTGCTGAAGAAGAAGCTCCTGCTGAAGAAGCAGCTGCTACTGAAACTGAGGCAGAAAGCGCTGAATAA
- a CDS encoding protein-disulfide reductase DsbD family protein yields the protein MKAHDSRNLLRKALLFLSVIILLGAFIPNAVSAQQKAADTAGLNFTDIPTAADSIAIRKKAADSIATVKAPSIEKSLKTVAGTSKEVPKSLWQIFLEGFLGGLAAIIMPCIYPLLPLTVSFFTKKAGNRAKGIAHSVIYGLSIIIIYVALGLIITLLFGSDALNALASNGVFNIFFFLLLVVFAISFLGAFEITLPSSLANKLDQNSDKGGLAGIFFMAATLVVVSFSCTGPIIGTLLVEAASKGHRLAPAIGMFGFSFALALPFTIFALFPSMLKSLPKSGGWLNSVKVVLGFLELAFALKFLSNVDLAYHWNLFHREIFLSLWITIGVLLGLYILGKLKFSHDSEVPYVTIPRLFFSIIVFAFVVYMVPGLWGAPLKSISAFLPPEGTQDFNLSQLPDSGATSSGSTAVTSSIKERKYASNYISNKIRGLDPWYDYDQALQVSKELHKPILIDFTGFVCVNCRKMEADVWSDKEVFKKIKNDFILLQLFVDDKADLAPEDVFVSSYSGKKITTIGAKWSDMEASRFNSNSQPNYVIMDGNGTVLVPAQGANYSVDNYLKFLDSGLKAYNAAK from the coding sequence ATGAAGGCACACGACAGCCGCAACCTTTTGCGTAAAGCATTATTATTTCTATCGGTAATAATTTTACTTGGGGCATTTATCCCAAACGCGGTATCTGCTCAGCAAAAAGCAGCTGATACTGCCGGTCTTAACTTTACTGATATACCAACCGCAGCTGATAGTATTGCCATTCGAAAGAAAGCAGCTGACTCTATCGCAACAGTAAAGGCACCATCTATTGAGAAGTCTTTGAAAACTGTAGCGGGAACATCTAAGGAGGTTCCAAAATCACTATGGCAGATATTTCTCGAAGGATTTTTAGGTGGGCTTGCAGCTATTATAATGCCTTGTATTTATCCTTTATTGCCACTAACAGTTAGCTTTTTTACCAAGAAAGCCGGTAACCGAGCAAAAGGAATTGCGCATTCAGTGATTTATGGCTTGTCGATAATTATAATTTATGTCGCCCTCGGCTTAATTATTACTTTGTTGTTCGGATCAGATGCGCTTAATGCGCTGGCAAGTAATGGGGTGTTCAACATCTTTTTCTTTTTACTGCTGGTGGTATTTGCTATATCGTTCCTTGGTGCTTTCGAAATTACGTTGCCTAGTTCGCTAGCCAACAAGCTCGACCAAAATTCTGACAAAGGTGGCTTAGCCGGAATATTTTTTATGGCCGCCACACTTGTGGTGGTATCATTTTCGTGTACAGGCCCTATCATAGGCACATTGCTTGTCGAAGCGGCATCTAAAGGACATCGTCTTGCCCCAGCAATAGGTATGTTCGGGTTTTCTTTTGCTTTAGCTTTGCCGTTTACCATTTTTGCCCTTTTTCCATCCATGTTAAAGAGCCTGCCAAAATCTGGTGGATGGTTAAACAGTGTTAAGGTCGTACTTGGTTTTTTAGAACTGGCATTTGCACTGAAATTTTTATCTAACGTAGATCTGGCTTACCACTGGAATCTTTTTCATCGTGAAATATTTTTATCCTTATGGATAACTATAGGTGTGCTGCTCGGCTTATATATTTTAGGAAAGCTAAAGTTCTCGCACGATAGTGAGGTGCCATATGTAACAATACCACGGCTGTTTTTTTCTATAATAGTTTTTGCGTTTGTTGTTTACATGGTCCCAGGCCTTTGGGGAGCGCCTTTAAAATCTATAAGCGCTTTTCTGCCTCCCGAGGGAACGCAGGACTTCAATTTATCCCAATTACCTGATTCAGGGGCTACCTCAAGTGGGAGCACTGCGGTGACGTCTAGCATAAAAGAGCGTAAATATGCCAGTAACTATATCAGCAACAAAATCAGAGGGCTTGATCCGTGGTATGATTACGACCAGGCGTTACAAGTTTCTAAGGAATTACACAAGCCAATATTGATTGACTTTACAGGTTTTGTTTGCGTGAATTGTCGCAAAATGGAGGCAGATGTATGGTCTGATAAAGAGGTTTTTAAGAAGATAAAAAACGACTTTATTTTGCTTCAGCTGTTTGTTGATGACAAAGCCGATCTTGCTCCTGAGGATGTATTTGTATCAAGTTATAGTGGAAAGAAAATCACAACCATTGGAGCTAAATGGAGCGATATGGAAGCATCAAGATTTAATTCCAACTCGCAACCTAATTATGTAATAATGGATGGAAACGGAACTGTCTTAGTCCCGGCTCAGGGGGCAAATTATAGCGTGGATAACTATTTAAAATTTTTAGATAGCGGCCTCAAAGCTTACAATGCTGCCAAATAA
- the pfkA gene encoding 6-phosphofructokinase: protein MTQIKKIGLFTSGGDAPGMNAAIRAVVRSAQYYNIEVIGIRRGYEGMINGEFIPMDVKSVANIIQRGGTILKTARSEQFRTPEGRRLAYDQLKRNEIDGLVAIGGDGTFTGARIFGNEFDVPVVGLPGTIDNDLYGTDFTIGYDTAINTVIDAVDKIRDTAESHDRVFIVEVMGRDCGLIALRTGIASGAEAIMIPETKRDLDALMDKLENGRKDKSSKIVIVAEGEEAGNAFEIGHQVKEKFPNYDTRVSILGHIQRGGKPTCMDRVLASRIGVAAVEALRDGHRNEMIGIVHNEISYTPFEHACKHNVEINANFLKIVEILSI from the coding sequence ATGACGCAAATCAAAAAAATAGGACTTTTTACTTCAGGAGGCGATGCACCCGGAATGAATGCTGCCATAAGGGCAGTGGTACGTTCTGCGCAATACTATAATATTGAAGTTATTGGTATTCGCCGAGGATATGAAGGCATGATAAATGGTGAGTTCATACCAATGGACGTTAAATCTGTTGCTAACATTATACAGCGTGGTGGCACCATATTGAAGACCGCACGCAGTGAGCAATTCCGTACACCGGAAGGCCGCAGGTTAGCTTACGATCAGCTAAAGCGTAACGAAATTGACGGACTTGTTGCTATTGGTGGTGATGGTACATTTACCGGTGCGCGCATATTCGGCAATGAGTTTGATGTGCCTGTTGTAGGTTTACCCGGTACCATTGATAATGACCTTTACGGAACCGATTTTACCATTGGTTACGACACTGCTATAAACACCGTTATAGACGCCGTAGATAAAATACGCGATACTGCTGAGTCTCACGACCGTGTGTTTATTGTAGAGGTTATGGGCCGCGACTGTGGTTTAATTGCGCTGCGTACTGGTATCGCATCTGGTGCTGAGGCTATTATGATCCCTGAGACTAAGCGTGATCTTGACGCGTTGATGGACAAGCTGGAGAACGGCCGTAAGGATAAGTCATCTAAAATTGTTATCGTAGCAGAAGGCGAGGAAGCCGGCAATGCTTTTGAGATTGGCCATCAGGTGAAAGAAAAGTTCCCGAACTACGATACTCGCGTATCTATACTGGGGCACATACAACGTGGGGGCAAACCTACCTGTATGGACCGCGTATTGGCCAGCCGTATAGGTGTAGCAGCAGTAGAGGCGCTGCGCGACGGGCACCGTAATGAGATGATAGGCATCGTACATAACGAGATTTCTTACACACCGTTTGAGCATGCCTGCAAGCACAACGTAGAGATAAACGCTAACTTTTTAAAGATCGTAGAGATACTGTCCATTTAG
- a CDS encoding SPFH domain-containing protein: MWDEPLDPGKHPVNIYTHTVEIVPTTNIVLNWANSRTESHELDKNLCTISVRSSDGFTFNLDVSQIIHIPRNEAPKVIARFGNMKNLVSQVLEPTIANYFRNSAQKSGVIEFLTNRSQRQEDARAQIGKVLADYNVEGVDTLIGDIVPPEALMRTLTDRKIAEQERVTYEIQKSAQIERKEFESAKAGADMQPEVVKSTRQVEINTQMAASKVAAAKGDAESRIINAKADAENKTIIAKADAEAKTINAKADAAATEVNGNAEAGKIKAVGLAEAEVTKQKTEAMGTEQYAIVRVAEALASNGVKLVPEILVSGKDGGSGGMIDALIGNEMLKKLQRESEAKKPEAI; this comes from the coding sequence GTGTGGGACGAGCCCCTGGACCCCGGCAAGCACCCGGTAAACATTTACACCCATACGGTAGAGATTGTACCAACCACCAACATAGTGCTTAACTGGGCCAACAGCCGAACCGAGTCGCATGAGCTGGATAAGAACCTGTGTACCATCAGTGTACGTTCATCAGATGGTTTTACCTTTAATTTGGACGTGTCACAGATCATCCACATACCGCGTAACGAAGCGCCGAAAGTTATCGCGAGGTTTGGTAACATGAAAAATCTGGTATCGCAGGTGCTTGAGCCTACCATTGCCAACTATTTCCGTAACTCGGCACAAAAGAGCGGTGTGATAGAGTTCCTCACCAACCGTTCACAAAGACAGGAAGATGCCCGTGCACAGATAGGCAAAGTACTGGCCGACTATAACGTTGAGGGCGTGGACACGCTGATTGGCGATATTGTGCCACCGGAAGCTTTAATGCGCACTTTGACAGACCGTAAGATAGCCGAGCAGGAACGTGTTACCTACGAGATACAAAAAAGCGCACAGATAGAACGTAAAGAGTTTGAAAGCGCTAAGGCAGGTGCCGATATGCAGCCGGAGGTTGTAAAATCTACCCGCCAGGTAGAAATAAACACCCAGATGGCGGCTTCAAAAGTGGCTGCAGCGAAGGGTGACGCGGAATCGCGCATTATTAATGCTAAGGCAGATGCGGAAAATAAAACCATTATCGCCAAAGCGGATGCGGAGGCCAAAACTATCAACGCGAAAGCCGATGCCGCAGCAACCGAAGTAAACGGTAACGCGGAAGCCGGTAAGATTAAAGCCGTAGGTTTGGCAGAAGCTGAAGTGACTAAGCAAAAAACCGAAGCGATGGGTACCGAGCAATATGCCATAGTACGCGTAGCCGAAGCGCTTGCCAGCAACGGCGTAAAACTGGTACCGGAAATTCTGGTGAGCGGCAAAGACGGCGGCAGCGGTGGTATGATAGATGCCCTTATAGGCAACGAGATGCTGAAGAAACTACAGCGCGAAAGCGAAGCTAAAAAGCCGGAAGCCATCTAA
- the rimM gene encoding ribosome maturation factor RimM (Essential for efficient processing of 16S rRNA), which produces MSNTTEHFKIGTILKTKGLKGEMVFYVDFEDTEKIKLTSVFIDVAGKLVPYFVSSIKYLQKSQAYLQLEDIDTVEKASVLVKKDVYVSNKQKPKKKKEEFTLKDLKGFLAVDETHGELGEVTDIMEYPQQLIAAVQFKGKEVLFPLNVEIIKGIDVEGEEFYVDLPEGLLDIYLES; this is translated from the coding sequence ATGAGCAATACCACTGAGCATTTTAAAATAGGGACGATACTGAAGACCAAGGGCCTAAAAGGTGAAATGGTTTTTTATGTTGATTTTGAGGATACTGAAAAGATTAAACTTACTTCTGTTTTTATTGACGTTGCCGGTAAACTGGTTCCTTATTTTGTAAGCTCAATTAAATATCTGCAAAAAAGCCAGGCCTATTTACAACTGGAGGATATAGACACAGTTGAAAAGGCATCGGTATTGGTAAAAAAAGATGTTTACGTATCTAACAAGCAAAAGCCTAAAAAGAAGAAAGAAGAGTTTACGCTAAAGGACCTGAAAGGCTTTTTGGCAGTAGATGAAACACACGGAGAACTTGGCGAGGTAACAGATATTATGGAGTACCCGCAACAGCTAATTGCAGCTGTTCAGTTCAAGGGAAAAGAAGTGTTGTTTCCGCTTAATGTGGAGATCATAAAAGGCATTGATGTTGAAGGGGAAGAGTTTTATGTGGACCTGCCCGAAGGGCTGCTTGATATTTATCTTGAATCATAA